The following coding sequences lie in one Saccharopolyspora hordei genomic window:
- a CDS encoding FAD-dependent monooxygenase has protein sequence MAAVESTLIVGGGTVGCALATLLAAGGVEVEIAEIRQDWTVHGSGITLQGNALRVLRQVGVWPRVRELGFPFDGMGIRSHTGELLADLTDQRTGGPDLPATVGMSRPRLATVLSEAAVQAGAVVRLGTTVETLRRDESGVDVTFDDGTARRYDLVVGADGIRSHVRSLLGIDVVPQPTGLSIWRVQARRPPGLERTDICYDGPCHIAGYCPTGEETLYAYLVERSQDRTRMPRAEQLQTVRRLASGYHGFWDEIRDDLTDPSVLNHTAFEHLLVPPPWNRGRVVLVGDAAHACPPTLAQGAAMGLEDAAVLAELLLGSDRVAESLWAAFTERRFARVRAVVDGSLQIVRWLLGDDTDADVPGLTGRVAELVSEPA, from the coding sequence ATGGCTGCTGTCGAATCGACCCTGATCGTCGGCGGTGGCACCGTGGGGTGCGCCCTGGCGACCCTGCTCGCCGCCGGCGGGGTCGAGGTGGAGATCGCCGAGATCCGGCAGGACTGGACCGTGCACGGGTCCGGGATCACGTTGCAGGGCAACGCGTTGCGCGTGCTCCGGCAGGTCGGGGTGTGGCCCCGGGTGCGCGAGCTCGGGTTCCCCTTCGACGGGATGGGGATCCGGTCGCACACGGGTGAGCTGCTCGCCGACCTCACCGACCAGCGGACCGGCGGCCCCGACCTGCCCGCCACGGTGGGGATGAGCCGGCCGAGGCTGGCGACCGTGCTCTCCGAGGCCGCGGTCCAGGCCGGCGCCGTGGTGCGGCTCGGCACCACGGTGGAGACCCTGCGGCGGGACGAGTCCGGTGTGGACGTCACCTTCGACGACGGCACCGCGCGTCGCTACGACCTGGTGGTCGGTGCGGACGGGATCCGGTCGCACGTGCGGTCGCTGCTGGGCATCGACGTCGTGCCGCAGCCCACGGGGTTGTCGATCTGGCGCGTCCAGGCGCGGCGGCCACCCGGCCTGGAGCGCACCGACATCTGCTACGACGGCCCGTGCCACATCGCGGGGTACTGCCCCACCGGCGAGGAGACGCTCTACGCGTACCTGGTGGAGCGCAGCCAGGACCGCACGCGGATGCCGCGTGCCGAGCAGTTGCAGACCGTCCGGCGCTTGGCATCCGGCTACCACGGGTTCTGGGACGAGATCCGGGACGACCTGACCGACCCGAGCGTGCTCAACCACACCGCCTTCGAGCACCTGCTGGTCCCGCCGCCGTGGAACCGGGGGCGTGTGGTGCTGGTCGGCGATGCCGCGCACGCCTGCCCACCCACGCTGGCCCAGGGCGCCGCGATGGGCCTGGAAGACGCCGCGGTCCTCGCCGAGCTCCTGCTGGGCTCCGACCGCGTGGCCGAGTCGTTGTGGGCGGCGTTCACCGAGCGTCGGTTCGCGCGGGTCCGGGCCGTCGTGGACGGCTCGCTGCAGATCGTCCGGTGGCTGCTCGGGGACGACACCGATGCCGATGTGCCCGGTCTCACCGGGCGGGTCGCAGAGCTGGTCAGCGAACCGGCGTGA
- a CDS encoding LysR family transcriptional regulator produces MRRPTHLANLDLNLLSVLEALLSERSVTRAARRLGRTQPAVSAALAKLRRHFGDELLLRSGNRYELSPLAAQLVEPVEVATAAARRVFSAQPTFDPAHSTREFVVLMSDYSLAVLGEPLARLTAHRAPQVRLHVQQTSTDAVDHAHDVLRTADALVLPHGFLSDLPHADLYTDDWVCLASTDNDAVEEELTTDQLSELPWVVTYHRPTAFTPATLQMRARGIEPRISMVVESFVTLPLLITGTDRVALIQHRLADRFRGVPGLRVLECPFPADPLVEALWWHPMNTHDPAHRWLRELIAEAAQDC; encoded by the coding sequence ATGAGGAGACCGACGCACCTCGCCAACCTCGACCTGAACCTGCTGTCGGTGCTCGAGGCGCTGCTCAGCGAACGCAGCGTCACCCGCGCGGCACGACGGCTCGGCCGCACCCAACCGGCGGTCAGTGCGGCGCTGGCCAAGCTGCGCCGGCACTTCGGCGACGAGCTGCTGCTGCGCTCCGGCAACAGGTACGAGCTCTCGCCGCTGGCGGCGCAGCTCGTCGAGCCCGTCGAGGTGGCCACCGCTGCCGCGCGGCGGGTGTTCAGCGCCCAGCCGACGTTCGACCCCGCCCACTCCACGCGCGAGTTCGTGGTCCTGATGTCCGACTACTCGCTGGCCGTGCTCGGCGAACCGCTCGCGCGCCTCACCGCGCACCGGGCACCGCAGGTCCGGCTGCACGTCCAGCAGACCAGCACCGACGCCGTGGACCACGCGCACGACGTCCTGCGCACCGCCGACGCCTTGGTGCTCCCGCACGGCTTCCTCAGCGACCTGCCCCACGCCGACCTCTACACCGACGACTGGGTCTGCCTCGCGTCGACCGACAACGACGCCGTCGAGGAGGAGCTCACCACCGACCAGCTCTCCGAGCTGCCGTGGGTGGTCACCTACCACCGCCCCACCGCGTTCACGCCGGCCACGCTGCAGATGCGCGCCAGGGGGATCGAGCCACGGATCAGCATGGTCGTCGAGAGCTTCGTGACCCTGCCGCTGCTGATCACCGGGACCGACCGGGTGGCGCTCATCCAGCACCGGCTCGCCGACCGGTTCCGCGGTGTTCCCGGCCTCCGCGTGCTCGAGTGCCCCTTCCCCGCGGACCCGCTCGTCGAAGCCCTCTGGTGGCACCCCATGAACACCCACGACCCCGCGCACCGCTGGCTGCGCGAGCTCATCGCGGAAGCCGCCCAGGACTGCTGA